A window of Clostridia bacterium genomic DNA:
TTGATCATAAACACTACCATCAATGCTTTGACCCCCTTGGCCCCTCACATCGATCGTAAAGACTGCATATCCTTGTAGCACCCACTTCAGATATTCATTTATATACTTTCTGTTTCCTCCATAACCATGAAAATGTATTAATGCCGGTAATTTTTCTCCATTCTCTGGTAAAATATAATATCCATGTATTCTTCCATTCTCAAAGCCATCATAATAAACATCATAAACGCTGACGCCCTTTACAGGGTATTTAAAATGTTTTAATTGGGCATTTAATGGCTGACTATTTGATAATCGCAAATTATTCTCCCAGAATTCTGTGAAATCCGGCTGTCTGGTAAGCTCTGGTCTATAATTCTTCAATTCTTCTAAGCTCATATCATAGTATTTAGGCATAAATATTCCTTCTTTCTAATTCCAACTAGAAACAAGTTTTGTCTCAACTACTCTATTTTGCAGTATATCCGCCATCAACAGGTATATTTGCACCGGTTATGTATTGGGATGCATCAGAAGATAAGAATACAACAATTCCCATTAAATCTGTTTCATTTGCCATCCTTCCAATCAATGTCCTATCGCTGTATCTTCTTACAAACTCATCTGGAGTAGCCTTTGTATAGAATCCGCCAGGGCTTATGCAATTACATCTCACATTATATGGACCGTAATTGCTTGCAACGAATCTGCTAAAGTTTATAATACCTCCCTTATGGAAAAAATAATCAGGTACAAAACCATTCATATCCAAGCCCTTATATAAAGTAGCATCAGGTCCAATCATTCCCTGCATAGAACCTATATTAACGATGGAACCGGAACCCTGCTTGGCCATTATATCTCCAAATGCCCTAGTTATTATAAATAAACCTGTTGCGTTAACCTGCATACTTTTAGCAAAATTAGCAGCATCATCTTCCCAATCTTTCATAGGACGTGCAACAGAGTTGTTTATCAAAACATCTATACGGCCACTTCTCTTCATTATCTCGTCTCTCAATGCGAGTATAGATTCTTCAGAGGACTGATCATATTGAAGAGCTGTTACATCATACCCATCTTTTCTTTCCTCTGCTGCCACCTCCTCTAACTTTTCTAAATTTCTCGAAGCTACATATGTTTTAGCTCCAGCTTGTGCAATAGCCTTAACTATTTGTCTTCCATATTTGCCAGCACCGCCGGTAATCAACACTACTTTTCCTTCCAAAGAAAACTTATTTAGTATACCCATACCCTTTACCTCCAAAATTCTTTGAATTATCAGCAAAACAATCAACTATGTTTTTACAGTATTCACTTAACCCAACTACGTCTGCCCCTACACTTATAAACCTATATCCCATCTCCGTCAACTGCTTAAGGTTTCCTGGACCTCCTACTGTTCCTGCAAACTTGCCGTTTTTAATAGCGACCTCAGCAACTCTCCTGCGAGTCTCATCAATTTTAGGATTATCCCATTGCCCAGGCGTACCTATTCCTTGACTAAAATCCCCGGGGCCAAAAAATATCATATCTATTCCTTTTACTTTGCCTATCTCTTCCAGTTCATCCAATGGTTCCGGATCTTCTATCTGCACAATCACAAACCTCTCTCTGTTTGCCTGTTCCAGATACTCATTAAAGTCTATGTTACAATATGCTCCATCTGCATTTCCTCCATCAACTGGTCTTCTGCCAACAGGATGAAAGCGTGTCATTCTCGCCACCCTTTTAGCATCCTCCAAGCTCATAAGATGGGGCACCATTATCCCGGAAGCATCCAATTCAAATGGCCTTATATAATCGCTATATCCTCCTCTGGATACCCTAACTAGCATATCTACATTTTGGGATTTTGCAGCCCAGACTTGCTTTTCTATAACAGACCAATCATTTGGCACATGCTCCATATCTGTCCATAGGCAATCAAAACCAGCCATGGCTGCTATCTCTACCGCCCTAGCATCTGCAAGATTTATCTTAAAGCAGCTGGCAACTTCCCCAGCACGCAGTTTCTTAAGTACCCTGCTCGGTCTCATCTTCATATCAATAATTCCCCTTTTGCTTTAAATTTAGTGAGTAGATATCTCACTTAGCTTTACTTCTCGGCCTCCCTGCTCCCTGCTCATGATACCTGCTATAATCATCTTCATCAATTCCTGGGTCTCAGAAAATGGGTAAGGCCTAACTCCAGTCTTTAGATATTCTACAAATACATCTAATTGCTTTTTAAATGAATAAAAACTGTCACTCGTCCTTGTTTGAACCGATTCAGCACTGCCACATAATTGAAGAAGCCCAAATCCTCCAAACATATCATAAATTGCTACAACGGTAAGATCAGCACCTGATGAGTGTTTGAAATGCACAATGTCTTTATCTTTAGTGCCTGTATTGCGTGCTGATACAAAACCTGGACCCATTATAGGATAAACAGCCTCTAGGGCGTGAATTCCATATCTCTCCCAAGATTTGCATGTTGTAATACTTGCATATTTGAGCTCTCCTAAATTATTTATAGATTCTTTAAATGGAATAAACTCTTTTGTATACCTCATGGAGCTTGAGCTCATTATATGTGCTCCCTGTTCTACCCATTTTGTAAATATCTTTAAATCCTTTTCGTTATCCACCATAGGCTTATCCACAAAAATGGGCAAACCCGCTTCTACAAAAGGTCTACACCTATCTACATGCTCATAACCGATATCAGTTGCGATTATAACCGCATCTACCTCTCCAATAACATCTTCAGGTCTTTCAACAACGTTAGGGATCAACGAAGCCTTAGAAACTTTTTTTGCATCTTCAGGATTGTCAGTCCAAATATGCGTAATCTTTGCGCCATCGATTCTCAAGTTCTCTTTAGGCTCCTTTGCCAAATATTGTGGAATTACAGGAAATGGACATTTCTTCATTTCTTCTGGATCAAATCCGTTGAACATCGCACTCCAAGAATATGGATGACCATTACCATCCACCATTCCCAGCATAGCTATATTCATTTCTTTTTTTCCGATACCCTTCCAAGAAGCGCTCATTTGTCACTACTTCCTTTCATAAGTTTATTTGTCATATAATAATATATCATGAAATAAGCTGACCTTCAAACATAACTTTTTTAATATTTATATCTTTGTCTATTATTAATAGGTTGGCTAATTTCCCTTTTTCTATGCTGCCTACTTTATTCTCGATCCCTATTGCTCTCGCAGGGTTCAAGGATGCTATTTTAAAAGCCTCCACAATACTAATGCCTGTATGGTGCATCATATTTCTCACTGCATAATCCATCGTAAGTTTGCTGCCGGATAATTCGCCTTGTTCATTTATATTCAGATCATTCATATTTTCAACTATTTCTTTGCCGTTTACATCTATATATCTGAACTTTTCCATGCCCGAATCATCTGTGGCATCTGTTACAATAATAATCCTATCCATCCCTTTAACTTTATATAACAATTTCAACATCAGCGGCCTTACATGTACACCTGCAGAATCAGGGATCACTTCGGCATATATATCATCACACAGCATGACCGCTTGATCCAATCCAACTTCTTTAGTACCCTCGTATCTGCTGGGATGAGGAGTAACACCTGTTGCATTTGTACAATGACAAGCTACCTTAAAACCTCTTTGGGGTAAATCAAGCAATTTACAAGCTTCTAACTCTGAATGGCCTACAGAAAGTGTTATGCCTGTACTACAAACAGTATCAATAAACTGGTCTGCACCTTCTACTTCAGGAGCACATGTCCATAATTTTATATACTTACCTGCCATCTGAATTATTTTATTATATTCTTCAGGGTCGGGTTTCCTCGCGTTAGCAGAATCTGCCCCATACTTTGGATTTATGTATGGACCCTCTAAATGTATGCCCTCTATATTAGACGGTTTGTTTTCCATAAATCTAATGACTTTCTCTAATCCTTGCAATGTCTCTTTTTTTGATAGATTATATGCAATAGTAGCAAGGACACTGGTTGTACCATGTACTAAATGCGCATTTGCAAACGCTTCAGGGTTATCATTACACCGCCATCCTCCCCCTCCATGGCAGTGAATATCTACAAATCCCGGGACGATATAGTTCTCTCTAACATCTATAACCTGGGTATTTTCAGTTTTTTGTATATCCTTTCTGTTTCCACAGTGTTTTATAATACTCCCTTGTACAACTACTGTCCCTTCTTCTATAACCTCGTCAGGCATCACTAATTTTCCGTTTATAATAATATTAGAATCCATTTGTTTCTCCTTTTTTAAAGAATATTTACCGACAATTAAAGTAGATCATTCAATTCTTTTAACATATGGTCTACTTTTTCTCTGTCTATTATAAAGTCCGAGTATCCATCAATCGAAACAGCGTAAAAATAACGATCCTGAGGTATATAAGAAACTGTTACCTGACGTTTTTCTCCTTCTTCATTTAAACGGTATATTGTTTCCACTTCAGGCTGCTCTGTTGTATCATCCTCATTTACAGCATCTACCGTCAATCCTATCAATATTTGATAAAAATCCTTAAATTTATCTTCTTTCACTGGTTTTCCATCTATCTTGTAGGTTTTTTTATCTTGCTCTTCTGATTCAGACCCTTCAATTGAAAGTACATGAGTTTCGCTTTTTTGTTTTATTTCTACCTTATCCACTAAGTCTATATTTATTATGAATGCAAATTTGTCCATCAAGTCGAAGGGTTTGTAATCAAAAACCTCTAATATATCACTATCTATGGTACACACTAAATCTTTATCAGCTGATTTGACAAATACACTGTCCTCATCCTTGTTGTCCCCGATCAAAAGATGCAACTGCTCTGAATCATCGGTCCCCAGCATTATCTGTTTTGCATCATCTGTTATCCCATATTGTTGCAAATCGTTTTCACAGGAAACAAACTCCTTTACTTGAATATTTGAGACAATACTTGCAAGTTCAGATATCTTTTGCACATCTCCATCACGCTGATATGGATTAATCATTTTCCAACTGCCCAAACCCTTGCTTGCCAACTGCTCATCTTTTTGTTCTTGGCTCTTAAGCTCGATT
This region includes:
- a CDS encoding aldolase/citrate lyase family protein, with the protein product MKMRPSRVLKKLRAGEVASCFKINLADARAVEIAAMAGFDCLWTDMEHVPNDWSVIEKQVWAAKSQNVDMLVRVSRGGYSDYIRPFELDASGIMVPHLMSLEDAKRVARMTRFHPVGRRPVDGGNADGAYCNIDFNEYLEQANRERFVIVQIEDPEPLDELEEIGKVKGIDMIFFGPGDFSQGIGTPGQWDNPKIDETRRRVAEVAIKNGKFAGTVGGPGNLKQLTEMGYRFISVGADVVGLSEYCKNIVDCFADNSKNFGGKGYGYTK
- a CDS encoding SDR family oxidoreductase, giving the protein MGILNKFSLEGKVVLITGGAGKYGRQIVKAIAQAGAKTYVASRNLEKLEEVAAEERKDGYDVTALQYDQSSEESILALRDEIMKRSGRIDVLINNSVARPMKDWEDDAANFAKSMQVNATGLFIITRAFGDIMAKQGSGSIVNIGSMQGMIGPDATLYKGLDMNGFVPDYFFHKGGIINFSRFVASNYGPYNVRCNCISPGGFYTKATPDEFVRRYSDRTLIGRMANETDLMGIVVFLSSDASQYITGANIPVDGGYTAK
- a CDS encoding DUF4340 domain-containing protein, translating into MKTYKNIIALLAVLAILVGTYYFTKRSPDEQQSKQTDENEIFITEQEQISHIEIKRDDISLTFKNQGQDWSVDADVELDQNKVNSTAASFASIHAVSVVQDQVDDLQEFGLDPATAVITIRLKDHEIKKFYIGDTIPSGDGYYFKEEDSNSIYIVDKYFASNALVTLDDMRDRQLFFAEEGQINYIKIKGDEGKIIELKSQEQKDEQLASKGLGSWKMINPYQRDGDVQKISELASIVSNIQVKEFVSCENDLQQYGITDDAKQIMLGTDDSEQLHLLIGDNKDEDSVFVKSADKDLVCTIDSDILEVFDYKPFDLMDKFAFIINIDLVDKVEIKQKSETHVLSIEGSESEEQDKKTYKIDGKPVKEDKFKDFYQILIGLTVDAVNEDDTTEQPEVETIYRLNEEGEKRQVTVSYIPQDRYFYAVSIDGYSDFIIDREKVDHMLKELNDLL
- the nagA gene encoding N-acetylglucosamine-6-phosphate deacetylase, coding for MDSNIIINGKLVMPDEVIEEGTVVVQGSIIKHCGNRKDIQKTENTQVIDVRENYIVPGFVDIHCHGGGGWRCNDNPEAFANAHLVHGTTSVLATIAYNLSKKETLQGLEKVIRFMENKPSNIEGIHLEGPYINPKYGADSANARKPDPEEYNKIIQMAGKYIKLWTCAPEVEGADQFIDTVCSTGITLSVGHSELEACKLLDLPQRGFKVACHCTNATGVTPHPSRYEGTKEVGLDQAVMLCDDIYAEVIPDSAGVHVRPLMLKLLYKVKGMDRIIIVTDATDDSGMEKFRYIDVNGKEIVENMNDLNINEQGELSGSKLTMDYAVRNMMHHTGISIVEAFKIASLNPARAIGIENKVGSIEKGKLANLLIIDKDINIKKVMFEGQLIS
- a CDS encoding Gfo/Idh/MocA family oxidoreductase → MSASWKGIGKKEMNIAMLGMVDGNGHPYSWSAMFNGFDPEEMKKCPFPVIPQYLAKEPKENLRIDGAKITHIWTDNPEDAKKVSKASLIPNVVERPEDVIGEVDAVIIATDIGYEHVDRCRPFVEAGLPIFVDKPMVDNEKDLKIFTKWVEQGAHIMSSSSMRYTKEFIPFKESINNLGELKYASITTCKSWERYGIHALEAVYPIMGPGFVSARNTGTKDKDIVHFKHSSGADLTVVAIYDMFGGFGLLQLCGSAESVQTRTSDSFYSFKKQLDVFVEYLKTGVRPYPFSETQELMKMIIAGIMSREQGGREVKLSEISTH